The Selenomonadales bacterium genomic sequence TTCCCGATCCGGGTTATCCGATCTACAGTGCAGGTCCGCTGTCGGCTGATGCAGAACTCTATCATATGCCGCTTCTTGAAAAGAACGGCTATCTGCCCGACTTGGAAGCGATTCCCGAAGAGATCTATCACAAAGCCAAAATGATGATCCTCAACTATCCGAACAATCCGCTTGCTGCTACGGCAACGGTTGAGTTCTTTGAAAAAGTTATCGAATATGCAAGAAAATATGACTTTGTCGTATGCCATGACTTTGCGTACAGTCATCTTGTATTCGATGGTTACCGCCCGCCGAGCTTCTTGTCGGTAGAAGGCGCGAAAGAGGTCGGTATCGAGTTTAATTCATTGTCGAAATCGTTCAATATGGCAGGCTGTCGTGTCGGTTATATCGTCGGTAACAAAGAAGTCATCGAGCTTCTCGGCCGTTTGAAATCGAACTACGATTACGGTATTTTCTACCCGATCCAGAAGGCGGCCGCAGCGGCGTTGACAGGCTCGCAGGAGTGTGTGCACAATACTGCCGAAACGTATCGCCGCCGTCGTGATATTTTGGTTGACGGTCTTAACAAATGCGGTTGGAAGATGGATAAACCGATCGCAAGTATGTATCTTTGGGCACCTGTACCGACGAATCAGTCATCGTATGATTTTACGGTAGACTTTTTGCAGAACACAGGCGTTGCTGTTATCCCGGGCAGTGCGTTCGGTGAATATGGTGAAGGTTATGTGCGTTTT encodes the following:
- a CDS encoding aminotransferase class I/II-fold pyridoxal phosphate-dependent enzyme, with amino-acid sequence MSIGATRMQKLASAIFSQVDDLRKAEIAKGKDVITLSIGSPDMAPAPHIVEALAESVKDLSNYGYTLTRGSSEFLHAVADWYKQEFDVTLEPNTEVHSLIGSQEGLAHLSACLTNPGDIVLIPDPGYPIYSAGPLSADAELYHMPLLEKNGYLPDLEAIPEEIYHKAKMMILNYPNNPLAATATVEFFEKVIEYARKYDFVVCHDFAYSHLVFDGYRPPSFLSVEGAKEVGIEFNSLSKSFNMAGCRVGYIVGNKEVIELLGRLKSNYDYGIFYPIQKAAAAALTGSQECVHNTAETYRRRRDILVDGLNKCGWKMDKPIASMYLWAPVPTNQSSYDFTVDFLQNTGVAVIPGSAFGEYGEGYVRFALVQPEERLQQVVERVGEWFKTLGLN